From one Stigmatopora nigra isolate UIUO_SnigA chromosome 8, RoL_Snig_1.1, whole genome shotgun sequence genomic stretch:
- the LOC144200357 gene encoding nuclear mitotic apparatus protein 1-like — MTAAGSHQLSGLPGYRQRTLHLQSTSTFCVEAENEPAGPSDDWMRISELQARNKACLPHLKSSYPVEFENGSKSTFLLTDEDIRSGDPNETIRRASFMPSQLQGSVGARRHSLVAPQSTVSARSHRSSLMAGYRPSKLVSSSQLRSPRCQKRSAFTLSVPLTPPEKKMKASCFPRPLTPKNKNSNTGSSSSHLHATHSPADRRQSMMFTINNTPKSNRSNYLKRGLNKLRSASQKSPGKTPKRPPVNSAHKDKMTSATSIVALGRGVQSKSFKSSLVKDNRKEGSPSPSR; from the exons ATGACCGCTGCTGGCAGTCACCAGCTCAGCGGTCTCCCTGGGTATCGGCAGCGCACACTCCACTTGCAGT CCACGAGTACATTCTGCGTCGAAGCAGAAAATGAGCCAGCTGGTCCGTCTGATGACTGGATGAGGATTTCTGAGCTCCAGGCCAGAAACAAGGCTTGCCTTCCGCATCTCAAGAGCAGCTATCCTGTAGAGTTTGAG AATGGAAGCAAGAGCACGTTCCTTTTAACTGATGAAGATATCCGCTCAGGTGACCCAAATGAGACTATTCGTCGGGCATCATTCATGCCAAGCCAGCTGCAGGGATCTGTCGGTGCTCGCCGGCACTCACTCGTGGCACCACAGTCCACAGTCAGCGCACGTTCTCACCGTTCATCCTTAATGGCCGGCTACCGGCCATCTAAACTGGTTAGCTCTTCTCAGCTCAGAAGCCCCAGATGCCAAAAACGGTCTGCGTTCACATTATCTGTTCCTCTAACTCCACCTGAG aaaaaaatgaaggcaagCTGTTTCCCTCGTCCCCTCACTCCCAAAAACAAGAACTCCAACACCGGATCCTCGAGCTCTCATCTTCATGCTACCCACAGTCCA gCTGATCGCAGGCAATCTATGATGTTTACCATCAACAACACCCCTAAGAGCAACAGGAGCAATTATCTGAAAAGAGGCCTGAACAAGCTCCGCAGCGCTTCCCAAAAATCGCCAGGCAAAACACCCAAGAGACCCCCTGTCAATTCAgcacacaaagacaaaatgacaTCCGCAACTTCCATCGTTGCACTGGGCCGAGGAGTTCAGAGCAAGAGCTTCAAGTCCTCCCTAGTGAAAGACAACAGGAAGGAAGGATCACCCTCACCATcacgataa
- the fzd4 gene encoding frizzled-4: MWGVMVSLTWAALLLLSGLFAPPWVVRGFGEEVEEMTCDPIRIGMCQGLGYNVTKMPNLVGNVLQSDAELQLTTFTPLIQYGCSSQLKFFLCSVYVPMCTDKVPIPIGPCGSMCLSVKRKCLPVLHEFGFIWPEVLNCSLFPPQNDHNHMCMEGPGDEDPPYYRHPPHQEECQALGSAPDQYTWLKQTDSCVLQCGYDSGLYRRRAKVFTDAWMAVWAVLCFLSTTLTVLTFLLDSQRFSYPERPIIFLSMCCNLYSVAYLARLTLGRERVSCDLDATEVPILVQEGLKSTGCAIVFLLLYFFGMASSLWWVILTLTWFLAAGLKWGHEAIEMHSSYFHIAAWAIPAVKTIVILIMRLVDADDLTGLCYVGNLQQEALTGFVVAPLAAYLLIGTLFICAGLVALFKIRSNLQKDGAKTDKLERLMVKIGVFSVLYTVPASTVIGCYLYQLSHWGEFKATAQDSYVASEMLRIFMSLLVGITSGMWIWSAKTLHTWQRCSTRLLKDSRMGRSGKRGPGKGWIKPGAGNETVV, encoded by the exons ATGTGGGGGGTGATGGTATCGCTCACTTGGGCAGCCCTACTCCTCCTATCCGGACTGTTTGCTCCGCCGTGGGTGGTGCGCGGCTTCGGAGAAGAAGTGGAGGAGATGACCTGCGACCCCATCCGGATCGGCATGTGCCAGGGTTTGGGATACAACGTCACCAAGATGCCCAATTTGGTCGGCAACGTGCTCCAGTCTGACGCTGAACTGCAGCTGACCACGTTCACGCCGCTCATACAGTACGGCTGCTCCAGCCAGCTCAAG TTCTTCCTGTGCTCAGTCTATGTGCCAATGTGCACGGACAAAGTCCCAATTCCTATTGGTCCATGTGGCAGCATGTGTTTATCGGTCAAGAGAAAATGCCTGCCAGTACTTCATGAGTTTGGTTTCATTTGGCCAGAG GTGCTGAACTGCAGCCTATTCCCACCTCAGAATGACCACAACCACATGTGCATGGAGGGCCCGGGGGATGAGGATCCACCGTATTACCGCCATCCTCCACACCAGGAGGAGTGCCAGGCCCTTGGATCTGCACCTGACCAGTACACCTGGCTGAAGCAGACGGATAGCTGCGTTCTCCAGTGCGGATATGACAGCGGGCTTTATAGGCGGAGGGCCAAAGTGTTCACAGATGCTTGGATGGCAGTGTGGGCCGTGCTGTGCTTCCTCTCCACCACTTTAACGGTCCTGACCTTTCTTTTGGATTCCCAGCGATTCTCCTACCCTGAAAGACCCATCATCTTTCTGTCCATGTGCTGCAATTTGTACAGTGTTGCCTACTTG GCACGGTTGACTTTGGGTAGAGAACGTGTGTCGTGTGACCTGGACGCCACTGAAGTTCCTATTCTAGTGCAGGAAGGGCTAAAGAGCACTGGATGTGCCATTGTTTTCCTCCTGCTCTACTTCTTTGGCATGGCCTCCTCTCTCTG gtGGGTGATCTTGACCCTGACTTGGTTTTTGGCAGCAGGATTAAAGTGGGGCCATGAGGCTATTGAAATGCACAGCTCCTACTTCCACATAGCTGCCTGGGCTATTCCGGCTGTTAAAACCATTGTCATTCTTATAATGAGATTGGTGGATGCAGACGATTTGACTGGCCTTTGCTATGTTGGCAATCTACAGCAGGAGGCACTCACAGGCTTTGTAGTAGCACCGCTAGCCGCCTACCTTCTTATAG GTACCCTATTCATCTGTGCTGGTCTAGTAGCTCTTTTCAAGATCCGTTCCAATTTGCAGAAGGATGGTGCCAAAACAGACAAGCTTGAACGTTTAATGGTGAAAATTGGAGTGTTTTCCGTGCTCTACACAGTTCCAGCATCCACTGTGATTGGATGTTACCTCTACCAACTATCTCATTGGGGGGAATTCAAAGCAACTGCACAAGACTCATACGTTGCATCAGAGATGCTTCGAATCTTTATGTCACTACTTGTAGGAATCACCTCTGGCATGTGGATTTGGTCAGCAAAGACCCTCCACACGTGGCAACGTTGTTCCACCCGCCTACTAAAGGACAGCAGGATGGGTCGAAGCGGCAAGCGAGGACCAGGCAAGGGCTGGATTAAACCAGGGGCAGGCAATGAGACCGTTGTGTGA